Proteins encoded in a region of the Funiculus sociatus GB2-C1 genome:
- a CDS encoding glycoside hydrolase family 10 protein: MPFSFLLLPSSVSAAPGVMGVVKSQTNATQWEGITRRLGLSGVAYCIVDLQQIRQAADLTGTQVLFLPNVETLSAVQVQALQDWMGKGGRIIVSGPVGTLSQPDVRSKLRSLLGAYWGFSLQNPSTLAPTSGKTQGWMQQNGLTGIIRGGVIIPAGLTSQTAAVWKSTENPPAVVTTDRSVFLGWRWGVDTASEPKLDSAWLRASLTRYGGVGTASNPAQRNCTPPNAIASSASTPAKPPSPAPTNRSAALPPASPAFQLPDLNGDGLVAPAGLEVKPSSQPITASQAIAMRQELEALIGRFQSAQLAANTLTGGLENRGTSSTQNSKVKTPNPLSNARLGLQNFLQLVAQKNYTGARQQWLQARRILWDNYPKDRPQTQPEIRAMWLDRGTIIRAGSEQQLAKIFDRLAAAGFNTVFFETVNAGYPIYPSRVAQIKNPLVRGWDPLASAVKLAHQRRMELHAWVWIFAIGNQRHNALLNLPKEYPGPVLDLNPTWAGYDNRGRIFHLGSGKTFLDPANPEARRYLIQMLEEIVKNYQVDGVQFDYIRNPFQDPNAGYSFGYGTAARQQFQQLTGVDPVKISPKDRDLWQRWTQFRTNAIDSFVAEASRNLRSIKSNLILSAAVFPFPKNERLQKLQQNWEVWAQRGNIDLLVPMTYALDTNRLQSLTQPLLSQNQLGSTLILPSIRLLNLPDVVAVDQIQALRNFPASGYALFAAENLNDNLQGIFRRTQSLQAIASPLPYRQPFKAAAARYVSLQQEWTFLEANNQLWIKEPALSEWRKQADALSKALNQLADNPSRNNLTMAKALLASFQFQFKKWMQSEGLEQPYQVEVWANRLATLERLLLYGERTLK; this comes from the coding sequence TTGCCTTTTTCCTTTTTACTTTTGCCTTCTTCGGTTAGTGCCGCACCTGGTGTAATGGGTGTGGTGAAAAGTCAGACAAATGCAACGCAATGGGAAGGTATTACAAGACGCTTGGGGTTGAGTGGTGTCGCCTACTGTATTGTTGACTTGCAGCAAATTCGACAAGCGGCAGATTTGACAGGTACGCAGGTTTTATTTTTACCCAACGTTGAAACTCTGAGTGCTGTACAGGTACAAGCGTTACAAGACTGGATGGGTAAGGGCGGGCGCATTATTGTCAGCGGCCCCGTGGGGACTTTATCCCAGCCGGATGTGCGAAGTAAATTGCGATCGCTTCTGGGCGCATACTGGGGATTCAGCCTGCAAAATCCCTCCACCCTCGCCCCTACCTCCGGAAAAACCCAGGGATGGATGCAACAGAACGGACTCACCGGAATTATTCGCGGCGGCGTAATCATTCCTGCTGGGTTGACAAGTCAAACCGCCGCTGTCTGGAAATCCACCGAAAATCCCCCAGCAGTCGTGACTACAGACCGCTCAGTTTTTTTAGGCTGGCGCTGGGGAGTCGATACAGCCTCTGAACCCAAGCTAGATAGCGCCTGGTTGCGGGCATCCCTGACTCGCTACGGGGGAGTCGGGACAGCTAGCAACCCAGCACAACGAAATTGTACGCCACCGAATGCGATCGCAAGTTCTGCCTCCACCCCTGCAAAACCCCCTTCCCCAGCCCCAACAAATCGCAGTGCTGCACTTCCCCCCGCCTCTCCTGCATTCCAACTCCCAGACCTAAATGGCGATGGTCTAGTAGCGCCTGCTGGACTAGAAGTAAAACCCAGCTCCCAACCCATCACAGCCTCACAAGCAATTGCCATGCGTCAAGAGCTAGAAGCTCTCATCGGTCGTTTTCAGAGCGCCCAGCTAGCCGCCAACACCCTTACAGGAGGATTGGAGAACCGGGGAACTTCCTCAACTCAAAACTCAAAAGTCAAAACGCCAAATCCGCTCAGTAATGCCCGCCTAGGGCTGCAAAACTTTCTTCAACTCGTTGCCCAAAAAAACTACACAGGAGCCAGACAACAGTGGCTTCAGGCGCGGCGCATCCTATGGGACAACTACCCCAAAGACCGACCCCAAACCCAGCCAGAAATTCGGGCAATGTGGTTAGACCGGGGTACGATTATTCGTGCTGGTTCAGAGCAGCAACTAGCTAAAATTTTCGACCGACTAGCAGCAGCAGGGTTTAACACTGTCTTTTTTGAAACCGTCAATGCTGGATATCCCATTTACCCAAGTCGCGTTGCCCAAATTAAAAACCCACTGGTGCGTGGCTGGGATCCCCTAGCATCTGCTGTCAAATTAGCCCATCAGCGACGCATGGAATTGCACGCTTGGGTATGGATTTTCGCTATTGGCAACCAGCGTCACAACGCCCTGCTCAACCTCCCCAAAGAATATCCCGGCCCAGTGCTTGACCTCAACCCTACTTGGGCAGGCTACGATAACCGGGGGCGCATTTTCCATCTGGGTTCCGGTAAAACTTTTCTTGACCCTGCCAATCCAGAGGCGCGGCGCTACTTAATACAAATGTTGGAGGAAATTGTCAAGAATTATCAAGTTGATGGGGTTCAGTTCGACTATATTCGTAATCCCTTTCAAGACCCTAATGCCGGATATTCCTTTGGCTATGGTACAGCTGCTCGCCAGCAATTTCAGCAATTAACTGGTGTAGATCCGGTTAAGATTTCTCCAAAAGATAGAGACTTGTGGCAAAGGTGGACGCAGTTTCGCACTAATGCAATTGACAGTTTTGTAGCAGAAGCATCCAGAAATCTACGCTCTATAAAAAGTAACCTCATTTTGTCGGCAGCAGTGTTTCCCTTTCCTAAAAATGAACGCCTGCAAAAACTGCAACAAAATTGGGAAGTTTGGGCGCAACGTGGGAATATAGATTTATTGGTGCCGATGACTTATGCTCTGGATACAAACAGGTTGCAGAGTTTAACACAGCCTTTGCTAAGTCAAAATCAACTGGGTTCAACCTTGATTTTGCCATCTATTCGACTGCTGAATCTGCCGGATGTGGTAGCAGTAGATCAAATTCAGGCACTGCGAAATTTTCCTGCTAGTGGTTACGCCTTATTTGCTGCGGAAAATCTCAATGATAATCTGCAAGGAATCTTCCGTCGTACTCAGTCGCTACAAGCGATCGCATCCCCTCTACCTTATCGTCAACCCTTCAAAGCCGCAGCTGCCCGTTACGTTTCTCTACAACAAGAATGGACTTTTCTAGAGGCAAATAATCAACTTTGGATTAAAGAACCAGCTCTCTCGGAATGGCGTAAACAAGCAGATGCTCTCTCTAAGGCACTGAATCAACTAGCAGATAATCCTTCTAGAAATAATCTGACAATGGCAAAAGCCTTGTTAGCATCTTTTCAATTTCAATTCAAGAAATGGATGCAATCGGAAGGTTTAGAGCAACCTTATCAAGTCGAAGTTTGGGCAAATCGTTTGGCAACTTTAGAGAGATTGTTGCTTTATGGTGAGCGCACGCTGAAGTAA
- a CDS encoding tetratricopeptide repeat protein, which translates to MTVTDTAHRKISLVNRQIYQRLKQALSLGLRRQIFIAVCDDISLRNRLAARLHAELAISEDSRGKAGGINSVFRPPASREYPRLVSLNLNLSQPHPVAQINRWLGQHPPPSNNPPGFQILGVELLTKQSAKVQGFFLNSLKTIERSLPNLESSLLLWMPRPWLRAIETSAPEFWRWHTGVFEFEGEPAPASDLRTLMATSLKEFPRQTVPQEETAVPQENLWHILGSELDKFSLADQENPASQKEDFKKESGAPVTSGEGEEKASFILNPADAVQSLQEIEQLQQSRPPEELAQAYLRLGNYYRDRIEQSNTSQENLITAIQAYDQALAWLEESSPLAADILNDLGNLYWMLSRYAADSQEMLAYLEQGINAYHTALTKFNPDDAPHSYAMIQNNLGAAYGDLARHQDTAQNLQNSILAYGEALRYRSPEDEPLKYAATQNNLGTAYWHLAQQQQPVTHLKCAIASYTEALPFYNPERDSLNWAMLQNNIGTAYWNLAQYEQPEEFLQLAIAAYQSALTYRTPQSAPAGCAATQNNLGTAYWHLATQVEINPEGQQQYLQMCIAAYESAIALVEFLSNNNPPVPVTFDVSATQNNLGLAHYQMATDKKFSLEKTSQLEHLEAALHYHLQALQGFSDQPDSYESALSLVVQTIRAFYRERGLQGQNLALSKVPGKLLPELLRRL; encoded by the coding sequence ATGACGGTGACGGATACCGCTCACCGGAAAATTTCCTTGGTGAATCGGCAAATCTACCAGCGATTGAAACAGGCGCTGAGTCTGGGTTTGCGCCGCCAAATCTTTATAGCGGTATGCGATGATATTAGCCTGAGAAATCGTCTAGCGGCGCGGTTACACGCAGAGTTGGCAATTTCGGAAGACAGCAGGGGTAAAGCAGGTGGAATTAATTCCGTCTTCCGTCCTCCGGCTTCCAGAGAATATCCGCGACTGGTAAGCTTAAACTTGAATTTGAGCCAACCGCATCCTGTGGCGCAGATTAATCGGTGGTTAGGGCAACACCCGCCACCAAGCAATAACCCGCCGGGATTTCAAATTTTAGGTGTTGAGTTATTAACCAAACAATCAGCGAAGGTGCAGGGATTCTTCCTGAACTCGCTAAAGACAATTGAGCGCAGTCTGCCTAATTTAGAGTCTAGCCTGTTGCTGTGGATGCCTCGCCCTTGGTTGCGCGCTATTGAGACGTCGGCACCTGAGTTTTGGCGATGGCACACGGGAGTGTTTGAGTTTGAAGGGGAACCCGCACCAGCTTCAGATTTAAGAACATTGATGGCAACTTCTCTAAAGGAATTCCCCCGCCAAACTGTCCCCCAAGAGGAGACGGCGGTACCGCAGGAAAATCTGTGGCACATTCTGGGCAGTGAATTAGATAAATTTAGCCTCGCCGATCAGGAAAATCCGGCATCCCAGAAGGAGGATTTCAAAAAGGAATCAGGTGCGCCGGTGACAAGCGGCGAGGGGGAAGAGAAAGCATCCTTTATCCTTAATCCTGCCGATGCGGTGCAATCTTTGCAGGAGATTGAGCAATTACAGCAATCTCGCCCACCGGAAGAACTTGCACAAGCATATTTAAGGCTGGGAAATTATTATCGCGATCGCATTGAACAATCGAATACTTCCCAGGAAAATCTAATAACGGCTATCCAGGCTTACGATCAAGCATTGGCATGGTTGGAGGAATCCTCGCCGTTAGCTGCTGATATTCTCAACGATCTGGGCAATCTCTATTGGATGCTATCTCGCTACGCTGCGGATTCCCAGGAGATGCTTGCTTATCTTGAGCAAGGAATTAACGCATATCATACTGCTTTAACCAAGTTCAATCCTGACGACGCACCCCACAGCTACGCCATGATTCAAAATAACTTGGGGGCAGCATATGGGGATTTAGCGCGTCATCAAGATACTGCCCAAAACTTGCAGAATTCGATTTTGGCGTATGGGGAAGCTTTGCGTTATCGTTCCCCAGAAGATGAACCGCTAAAATATGCGGCGACGCAGAATAATTTGGGTACGGCTTATTGGCATTTGGCGCAACAGCAACAGCCAGTTACGCATCTCAAATGCGCGATCGCATCTTACACTGAGGCACTTCCATTCTACAATCCAGAGCGAGATTCCCTTAACTGGGCAATGCTGCAAAATAATATTGGCACCGCATACTGGAATCTTGCCCAGTACGAACAACCGGAAGAGTTTTTACAACTTGCGATTGCGGCTTATCAAAGTGCGCTGACTTATCGCACGCCTCAGTCAGCACCAGCAGGTTGTGCGGCGACGCAGAATAATTTGGGTACGGCTTATTGGCATTTGGCAACTCAGGTAGAAATTAACCCAGAGGGGCAGCAACAATATTTACAGATGTGTATTGCAGCTTATGAGAGTGCGATCGCGCTTGTCGAGTTTCTTAGCAACAATAATCCCCCAGTTCCAGTGACATTTGATGTATCTGCTACTCAGAATAATCTGGGATTGGCTCATTATCAAATGGCGACAGATAAGAAGTTTTCTTTAGAAAAAACATCTCAGCTAGAGCATTTAGAGGCAGCATTACACTACCATTTACAAGCGTTGCAAGGCTTTAGCGATCAACCTGATTCTTATGAATCTGCTCTTTCATTAGTTGTGCAGACCATTCGAGCATTTTATCGCGAACGTGGGTTGCAAGGGCAAAATCTTGCTCTTTCTAAAGTTCCTGGTAAATTGTTGCCAGAACTGCTACGACGCTTGTAA
- a CDS encoding CHASE2 domain-containing protein codes for MLGRLLGGRYKLIEELGSGGFGQTYIAEDTQRPGKPKCVVKHLKPARQDPAFLAIARRMFNTEAKTLEKLGHHTQIPHLLAYFEENKQFYLVQEFIEGHPLADELCHKQLSEAEVIDLLQDLLGILEFVHSYHVIHRDIKPNNLIRRQQDGKLVLIDFGAVKEIHTQLATESGQTNITVGIGTQGYVPSEQLAGKPRYSSDLYALGITAIQALTGAKPSQLPEDPETCEIIWRDKVKVSDRLAEILDKMVRYHVRERYQSATEVSLELQQLQQDLSAPTDENPFAKTRKRVGAAIAIAITSMVASGLVLGARHMGGVESLELAAFDQMVRLRYLTRTWEDLDRKQPMEGPDSRLLVVEINDADIAAQEKYPLTDRVLNQLLKKLESYNPRAIGLDIYRDLPVPPGYPELEKTLQTSDRIITVCKMSNQDNPGIAPPKAASEDSVGFNDLVIDPDNKVRRSLLFANDDNGACKTSYSFGAQLALHYLEKEGIQAEGTPEGHLKINSTIFKRLKPNFGAYQNADSGGYQIVLDYRSAHNIAPQVTLSDVLTGEINPNLVKDRIVIIGVTSSKKDNAFYTSYGGGRKMFGVLVQAQVISQILGVVLDNRPLIWDWSEWVEMLWIAGWGLGGAVLVWKIRRPLVLIVGGTATLGVIFFTGFYLFTQGGWVPVAAPALAVVANGSAFVLLRLYRSTQKHFQDTKKRKPPTSADNQPKVDPIYAADTLPLQEVSFLSGAQTTVGGSLEPHQCQPYSVNGTKGQLLTVKAQEGNVNIEVIAPNGETVGKVSERSHWQGILPTDGDYKVKVYAADASVYAVSLDVVDNTSAGSTAATIVSIHT; via the coding sequence ATGCTGGGAAGACTACTAGGGGGGCGCTATAAACTAATCGAGGAATTGGGATCGGGAGGATTCGGTCAAACTTACATTGCCGAAGACACACAGCGACCCGGAAAGCCCAAGTGTGTTGTAAAGCATCTCAAACCAGCTCGTCAAGATCCCGCTTTTTTAGCGATCGCTCGGCGTATGTTCAACACCGAGGCAAAAACTCTCGAAAAGCTGGGACACCATACCCAAATTCCCCATCTGCTGGCATATTTTGAAGAAAATAAACAATTTTACCTAGTTCAGGAATTCATTGAAGGACATCCGCTCGCCGATGAATTGTGTCACAAACAACTGAGCGAAGCTGAGGTAATTGACCTCTTGCAGGATCTGCTGGGCATTCTGGAGTTTGTTCACTCTTATCACGTCATCCACCGCGACATCAAACCGAACAACTTGATCCGCAGGCAGCAAGATGGCAAATTAGTCTTGATAGACTTTGGTGCTGTAAAAGAAATCCATACCCAGCTGGCAACAGAGTCAGGCCAAACTAACATAACCGTGGGAATTGGCACCCAAGGTTATGTACCCAGCGAACAACTAGCGGGTAAACCAAGATACAGCAGCGACTTGTATGCCTTGGGGATAACAGCAATTCAAGCGTTAACAGGGGCTAAACCTTCTCAATTGCCAGAAGATCCCGAAACCTGCGAAATTATTTGGCGGGATAAAGTAAAAGTTAGCGATCGCTTGGCAGAAATATTAGACAAAATGGTGCGCTACCACGTCCGGGAACGCTACCAGTCTGCCACAGAAGTAAGCCTTGAACTCCAACAACTGCAACAAGATTTATCTGCGCCGACCGATGAAAATCCCTTTGCCAAAACCAGAAAAAGGGTAGGTGCTGCTATAGCGATCGCAATTACCAGTATGGTAGCCAGTGGCTTAGTGCTGGGAGCGCGACACATGGGAGGAGTAGAATCGCTAGAACTGGCGGCATTCGATCAAATGGTGCGGTTGCGTTATTTGACGCGGACGTGGGAAGACTTAGACCGAAAGCAACCGATGGAAGGGCCAGATTCTCGCCTGCTGGTAGTTGAAATCAACGATGCAGATATTGCGGCTCAAGAAAAATATCCTTTAACTGACCGAGTTTTAAATCAGTTATTAAAGAAACTGGAAAGTTATAACCCGCGTGCCATCGGCTTAGATATTTACCGAGATTTACCTGTACCGCCTGGTTATCCAGAGTTAGAGAAGACATTGCAAACAAGCGATCGCATCATAACTGTTTGCAAAATGAGTAATCAGGATAACCCTGGAATTGCACCCCCAAAAGCAGCATCTGAAGATAGCGTTGGCTTTAACGATTTAGTCATTGACCCTGATAACAAAGTTCGTCGCAGTCTTTTGTTTGCCAACGACGACAACGGTGCTTGTAAAACAAGTTACTCGTTTGGCGCTCAACTAGCACTGCACTACTTAGAAAAAGAAGGTATCCAAGCAGAGGGAACCCCCGAAGGGCATCTCAAGATAAATTCAACTATATTCAAACGCTTAAAACCCAATTTTGGCGCATATCAGAACGCTGATTCTGGAGGCTACCAGATTGTTTTGGATTATCGTTCCGCTCACAATATCGCGCCGCAGGTAACGCTTAGTGATGTCCTCACAGGGGAGATTAACCCGAATTTGGTAAAAGATCGCATCGTCATTATCGGTGTGACATCAAGCAAAAAAGATAACGCTTTTTACACCTCCTACGGTGGCGGTCGGAAGATGTTCGGGGTGCTGGTGCAAGCACAGGTGATCAGTCAAATCCTCGGTGTAGTTCTGGATAATCGACCGCTGATTTGGGACTGGTCTGAATGGGTGGAAATGCTGTGGATTGCCGGCTGGGGACTTGGGGGAGCAGTTTTGGTTTGGAAAATCCGTCGTCCTCTGGTGTTGATTGTGGGTGGAACCGCAACACTGGGAGTGATATTTTTTACCGGGTTCTATTTATTTACTCAAGGCGGATGGGTGCCAGTCGCGGCTCCAGCTTTAGCCGTAGTTGCCAATGGCTCGGCTTTCGTGCTGCTGCGGCTGTATCGGTCAACCCAAAAGCACTTCCAAGACACAAAGAAGCGGAAACCTCCTACATCTGCGGACAACCAGCCAAAGGTAGACCCAATTTACGCAGCAGACACGCTCCCACTTCAGGAAGTTAGCTTCCTATCAGGCGCACAAACAACCGTGGGAGGCAGTTTAGAGCCTCATCAGTGTCAGCCGTATTCGGTCAATGGCACTAAGGGGCAGCTATTGACGGTGAAAGCACAAGAAGGCAACGTGAATATTGAGGTAATTGCGCCGAATGGCGAAACAGTCGGGAAGGTGAGTGAGCGATCGCACTGGCAAGGGATACTACCGACTGATGGCGATTACAAAGTCAAAGTTTATGCAGCTGATGCCTCTGTATATGCAGTTAGTTTGGATGTTGTAGATAATACTTCAGCCGGAAGCACCGCAGCCACAATTGTCAGCATTCACACGTGA
- a CDS encoding DEAD/DEAH box helicase has translation MPTTIPELDLKNLFPFELDEFQSEAIAALNDDCSVVVCAPTGAGKTLIGEYAIHRALHRGGRVFYTTPLKALSNQKLRDFREVFGADRVGLLTGDVSINRDAPILVMTTEIFRNMLYGTRIGEVGTSLAGVEAVVLDECHYMNDRQRGTVWEESIIYCPHEVQLVALSATVANSDQLTDWLNRVHGPTKLIYSEFRPVPLQFHFCNPKGLFPLLDDSRKRINPRLKPKRQQKEKGKRQESPSLVYVLGHLWQRDMLPAIYFIFSRRGCDKAVEELADITLVNEQEAKILKQKVEEFLARNPEAARSGGVEPLLRGISSHHAGILPAWKGLVEELFQEGLVKVVFATETLAAGINMPARTTVISSLSKRTDRGHRLLTASEFLQMSGRAGRRGMDTTGHVVTLQTPFEGSKEAAYLATSGADPLVSQFTPSYGMVLNLLQTHSIEEARELVERSFGQYLATLDLKPQEQAIADLSAELAQIESILQTVDGKLIQNYEKLVARLKEERRLLKTLEHQAEEMRSREIAIALTTASPGTLLNLKGKHVPVSSPIPAILVARIPGSGQLPYLGCLGADNRWYVVTTADVVGCQEWSRLSEVESLQPPPEIFKAKPGQSKSSTEATAEIARQIGWASSRVHGSSQLGNEPSTINDEYPEVIAQQQRLAAVEAQLKNHPALQWGNPALLIKRASRRQMLQDQIAQLQALLQEHLARHWEEFLDLMEVLRHMGGLDNVTPTPLGEAAAAIRSDNELWVALALMSGEMDELDPQHLAAACAAFVTEALRPDSWTRYDTPSEVEQSLGKLRTLRRQLFQLQRRYRVALPVWMEYDLTGLVESWALGEQWPQLCANTSLDEGDIVRVLRRTVDLLSQIPHIPHVSDALQRNAYRAIHLIDRFPVNESVA, from the coding sequence GTGCCTACAACAATACCAGAGCTTGATCTAAAGAACCTGTTTCCGTTTGAACTAGACGAATTTCAGTCGGAAGCGATCGCGGCGTTAAATGACGATTGCTCCGTAGTCGTGTGCGCCCCAACAGGTGCGGGAAAAACGCTGATTGGGGAATACGCCATACACCGCGCCCTGCATCGCGGCGGGCGAGTATTTTACACCACGCCCTTAAAAGCACTATCCAATCAGAAATTACGAGACTTTCGCGAAGTCTTCGGCGCGGACAGGGTAGGTTTATTGACTGGCGATGTCTCCATCAACCGGGATGCCCCAATCCTAGTGATGACCACAGAAATCTTCCGCAATATGCTTTACGGCACCCGCATCGGCGAAGTCGGCACCTCCCTAGCTGGAGTCGAAGCCGTCGTGCTAGATGAGTGCCACTACATGAACGACCGCCAACGCGGTACCGTTTGGGAAGAATCAATCATCTACTGCCCCCACGAAGTCCAGCTAGTAGCCCTTTCCGCCACCGTCGCCAACAGCGACCAACTCACCGACTGGCTGAATCGCGTTCATGGCCCGACAAAGCTCATATATTCAGAGTTTCGCCCAGTTCCCTTGCAGTTTCACTTCTGCAATCCCAAAGGACTGTTTCCCCTGCTGGACGACTCGCGAAAGAGAATTAATCCCCGCCTCAAACCCAAAAGACAACAAAAAGAAAAAGGCAAAAGGCAAGAAAGCCCTAGCCTAGTTTACGTCTTGGGTCATCTGTGGCAACGGGATATGCTCCCGGCGATATACTTCATCTTTAGCCGTCGGGGTTGCGACAAAGCAGTAGAAGAGTTGGCTGATATAACCCTAGTCAACGAACAAGAAGCGAAAATTTTAAAACAGAAAGTAGAGGAATTTTTAGCGCGAAATCCCGAAGCAGCCCGTAGTGGCGGGGTGGAACCTTTGCTCCGGGGTATTTCCTCCCACCACGCCGGAATTTTACCAGCCTGGAAAGGTTTGGTAGAGGAACTGTTTCAAGAAGGCTTGGTGAAAGTGGTATTTGCCACAGAAACCCTGGCAGCTGGGATTAATATGCCTGCCAGAACCACAGTAATTTCCAGCCTTTCCAAGCGCACAGACCGGGGACACAGACTGCTAACAGCTTCCGAATTTTTGCAAATGTCGGGACGGGCAGGACGGCGGGGGATGGACACTACAGGTCATGTAGTGACTTTACAGACACCATTTGAAGGTTCCAAGGAAGCGGCTTATTTAGCAACCTCTGGCGCTGATCCTTTGGTGAGCCAGTTTACCCCCAGCTACGGCATGGTTTTAAACTTGCTGCAAACCCATAGCATAGAAGAAGCTAGAGAGTTAGTCGAACGCAGCTTTGGGCAGTATTTGGCGACATTGGATCTTAAACCGCAAGAACAAGCGATCGCAGATTTGTCAGCAGAACTGGCGCAAATTGAAAGCATACTTCAAACAGTAGACGGCAAACTGATCCAAAACTATGAAAAACTGGTTGCCCGACTCAAAGAAGAACGCCGCTTACTGAAAACCTTAGAACATCAAGCCGAAGAGATGCGATCGCGCGAAATTGCGATCGCCCTCACTACAGCCTCACCCGGAACCCTCCTCAACCTAAAAGGCAAACACGTCCCCGTCTCATCTCCCATCCCAGCAATATTAGTCGCCCGCATACCCGGTTCCGGCCAATTGCCCTACCTGGGTTGCTTAGGCGCAGATAACCGTTGGTATGTAGTCACCACCGCCGACGTAGTAGGTTGCCAAGAATGGTCTCGCTTATCCGAAGTCGAATCCCTACAGCCACCCCCAGAGATATTTAAAGCCAAGCCTGGACAATCCAAAAGCAGCACAGAAGCCACCGCTGAAATTGCCCGTCAGATTGGATGGGCATCCAGCCGCGTTCATGGTTCATCCCAACTAGGCAACGAACCATCAACCATCAACGATGAATATCCAGAAGTCATAGCCCAACAGCAGCGACTCGCCGCAGTAGAAGCGCAACTGAAAAATCACCCTGCCCTACAGTGGGGCAACCCCGCCCTCCTGATCAAACGAGCTTCGCGGCGGCAGATGTTGCAAGACCAAATCGCCCAACTGCAAGCCCTGCTTCAAGAACACTTAGCACGCCACTGGGAAGAATTTCTCGACCTGATGGAAGTTTTGCGGCATATGGGCGGACTCGATAACGTAACACCGACACCTTTGGGAGAAGCCGCCGCCGCCATTCGCAGCGACAACGAGTTGTGGGTTGCTTTGGCGCTGATGTCGGGAGAAATGGACGAATTAGACCCCCAACACCTAGCCGCCGCCTGTGCCGCCTTTGTCACCGAAGCACTGCGCCCCGACAGCTGGACAAGATACGACACACCGTCAGAGGTGGAACAATCTTTAGGCAAGTTGCGGACTTTGCGCCGTCAGTTGTTCCAGCTACAGCGTCGCTATCGAGTCGCACTGCCAGTCTGGATGGAGTATGACTTAACTGGTTTGGTGGAAAGTTGGGCATTAGGCGAGCAATGGCCGCAGCTATGCGCTAACACCAGCTTAGATGAAGGAGATATAGTTCGGGTGCTGCGTCGAACTGTGGATTTATTATCTCAGATTCCCCATATTCCCCATGTGTCAGATGCCTTGCAGCGCAATGCTTATCGGGCGATTCATTTAATTGATCGCTTTCCGGTTAATGAGAGTGTTGCTTAG